A part of Micromonospora chersina genomic DNA contains:
- a CDS encoding LacI family DNA-binding transcriptional regulator codes for MTVQQPPVMADVARLAGVSHQTVSRVLHDHPNVRAETRGRVLAAIAELGYRPNSAARTLVTRKSQTLGVINFDTTLYGPASMLYGIEQAARAADYFVSIASLQSIDRYTLVEAVGRLRDQAVEGIVVIAPQVAVAGALEQAAAGTPLVGAASGITEGVPTVGIDQRAGAVLATRHLLELGHRTVHHVAGPTDWFDGIGRMQGWRQELERAGAPVPEPVPGDWSCRSGYLAGRRLAADPTVTAVFCANDHMALGLLRAMHEAGRQVPGDVSIIGFDDIPEASYFMPPLTTVRQDFGELGRRSLQLLVDRLSAGGSGVSGHVVVAPNLVVRGSAYEPRS; via the coding sequence ATGACAGTCCAGCAGCCGCCAGTCATGGCGGACGTCGCCCGGCTGGCTGGGGTCTCGCACCAGACCGTCTCCCGCGTCCTCCACGACCATCCCAACGTCCGGGCCGAGACCCGCGGCCGGGTGCTCGCGGCGATCGCAGAGTTGGGCTACCGGCCCAACTCCGCCGCCCGCACGCTGGTCACTCGTAAATCGCAGACGCTCGGCGTGATCAACTTTGACACCACTCTCTACGGCCCGGCGTCGATGCTCTACGGCATCGAGCAGGCCGCCCGGGCGGCGGACTACTTCGTCAGCATCGCCAGTCTTCAGTCGATAGACCGGTACACCCTGGTGGAGGCGGTCGGCCGGCTGCGAGACCAGGCCGTCGAGGGCATAGTGGTGATCGCCCCGCAGGTCGCGGTGGCCGGCGCCCTGGAGCAGGCCGCGGCCGGCACACCCCTGGTGGGGGCGGCCAGCGGGATCACCGAGGGCGTGCCGACCGTCGGGATCGATCAGCGCGCGGGCGCGGTGCTGGCGACCCGCCATCTGCTGGAGCTCGGTCACCGCACCGTCCACCATGTGGCGGGGCCGACGGACTGGTTCGACGGGATCGGCCGGATGCAGGGGTGGCGTCAGGAGTTGGAGCGGGCCGGCGCGCCGGTGCCGGAGCCGGTTCCGGGTGACTGGAGCTGTCGCTCCGGCTACCTGGCCGGCCGGCGGCTCGCGGCCGACCCGACCGTGACCGCGGTCTTCTGCGCCAACGACCACATGGCGCTCGGCCTGCTGCGCGCGATGCACGAGGCGGGCCGGCAGGTGCCCGGCGACGTCAGCATCATCGGGTTCGACGACATCCCCGAGGCCTCCTATTTCATGCCGCCGTTGACCACGGTCCGCCAGGACTTCGGGGAGCTCGGCCGGCGATCCCTGCAACTGCTCGTCGACCGGCTCTCGGCAGGTGGGTCGGGCGTGTCGGGACATGTCGTCGTCGCACCGAACCTGGTCGTGCGCGGTAGCGCGTACGAGCCGCGCAGCTGA